In a genomic window of Pseudomonas putida:
- a CDS encoding HEAT repeat domain-containing protein yields the protein MISKWLFSGALVLEAGSWTTLWSDLPEAHQLAVFTLSHGLACVMLCGAIWLLLPARYRSPLPWSPLFIFSLAFFVPVLGTVGVVAAIFPALYLPRKREKQVWQAVGIPDLPYRAQLQSRSPIFADGGLQDVLRHAPDPDQRLAALLATKRMPGKEAVPILKLALGDPSDDVRLLAYSMLDKQESDINLRIQIALGQLQGASTQAAGKLHGTLARWYWELAYLGLAQGSVLEHVLNQSNEHAEQALQAGEGGELFLLAGRIALELGDVQRAEILLTKAQEDGMGAAQILPFHAELAFESGQYHEIPGLLASLPEKTRQRPPFADLVRSWT from the coding sequence ATGATCAGCAAGTGGCTGTTTAGCGGAGCCCTGGTGCTGGAAGCGGGCAGTTGGACCACGTTGTGGTCGGACTTGCCCGAGGCGCACCAATTGGCGGTGTTCACCTTGAGCCATGGCCTGGCCTGCGTGATGTTGTGCGGGGCGATCTGGCTGTTGCTGCCGGCGCGTTACCGTTCGCCGTTGCCGTGGAGCCCGCTGTTCATTTTCAGCCTGGCGTTCTTCGTGCCGGTGCTCGGTACGGTCGGGGTGGTCGCGGCGATTTTCCCGGCGTTGTACCTGCCGCGCAAACGCGAGAAACAGGTCTGGCAGGCGGTCGGCATCCCTGACCTGCCGTATCGGGCGCAGCTGCAATCACGTTCGCCGATCTTCGCCGATGGCGGCTTGCAGGACGTGTTGCGCCATGCGCCGGATCCGGATCAGCGCCTGGCCGCGTTGCTGGCCACCAAGCGCATGCCGGGCAAGGAAGCGGTGCCGATCCTCAAGCTGGCGCTGGGCGATCCGAGCGATGACGTGCGTCTGCTGGCGTATTCGATGCTCGATAAACAGGAAAGCGACATCAACCTGCGCATCCAGATCGCCCTCGGTCAATTGCAGGGCGCCAGCACCCAGGCCGCCGGAAAACTGCACGGCACGCTGGCGCGCTGGTACTGGGAGCTGGCGTACCTGGGCCTGGCGCAGGGCAGTGTGCTCGAACACGTGCTCAATCAGTCCAACGAGCATGCCGAGCAAGCGCTGCAAGCAGGCGAGGGCGGTGAGCTGTTTCTGCTGGCCGGGCGTATCGCCCTGGAGCTTGGCGATGTCCAGCGTGCGGAAATATTGCTCACCAAGGCCCAGGAAGACGGCATGGGCGCGGCGCAGATCCTGCCATTCCACGCCGAGCTTGCCTTCGAGTCCGGCCAATATCATGAGATCCCGGGGTTGCTCGCCAGCCTTCCCGAGAAAACCCGTCAGCGGCCTCCATTCGCTGATCTGGTGAGGAGCTGGACATGA
- the pelF gene encoding GT4 family glycosyltransferase PelF, which translates to MSQREEAPIADICLLLEGTWPYVRGGVSSWIHQMILGLPELTFSVMFIGGQRSAYGERRYQVPSNVVHIEEVFLEDATHSTDSRTTPREADLQQQQDLYRFLHHPDAPEPALGENLLICIAEGRMTLDDVLRSRASWEALSEGYRLHCADPSFINYFWTLRSMQSPMLMLAEASRKMPRARVLHSISTGYAGLLGCILKQRWNCTYLLSEHGIYTKERKIDLAQASWIAESSGAALNRSLDAGSGYIRTLWVRFFERIGQLTYNSADSIISLYDGNRQRQIKDGADPVRTRVIPNGIDLPQWTAALESRKPGIAPVVGLIGRVVPIKDVKTFLRAMRGVISAMPEAEGWIVGPEEEDPEYVSECRSLMASLGLEGKVHFLGFQRIQEILPQLGLMVLTSISEAQPLVILEAWAAGTPVVSSDVGSCRELIEGGSAEDRDLGLAGKVVAIADPQATSAAILELLRNPQRWESAQASGLQRVTRYYTEALMLQRYRDLYQAAMENS; encoded by the coding sequence ATGAGTCAAAGGGAAGAGGCGCCGATCGCCGATATCTGCCTGCTGCTCGAAGGCACCTGGCCTTACGTGCGTGGCGGTGTGTCGAGCTGGATTCACCAGATGATCCTCGGCCTGCCGGAATTGACCTTTTCGGTGATGTTCATCGGCGGCCAGCGTTCGGCCTATGGCGAACGCCGCTACCAAGTGCCGTCGAACGTGGTGCACATCGAGGAAGTGTTTCTCGAAGATGCGACCCATTCGACCGACAGCCGAACCACGCCTCGGGAAGCCGACCTGCAGCAACAGCAGGACTTGTATCGCTTCCTGCATCACCCGGATGCGCCGGAACCTGCGCTGGGCGAAAACCTGCTGATCTGCATCGCCGAAGGCCGCATGACCCTGGACGACGTGCTGCGCAGCCGCGCCAGTTGGGAGGCGTTGAGCGAGGGCTACCGCCTGCACTGCGCCGACCCGTCGTTCATCAACTATTTCTGGACCCTGCGCTCGATGCAGTCGCCGATGCTGATGCTCGCCGAAGCCTCGCGCAAAATGCCACGGGCGCGTGTCCTGCATTCGATTTCCACCGGTTACGCGGGACTGTTGGGCTGCATCCTCAAGCAGCGCTGGAACTGCACCTACTTGCTCAGCGAGCACGGGATCTACACCAAGGAGCGCAAGATCGACCTGGCCCAGGCCAGCTGGATCGCCGAGAGTTCCGGCGCGGCCTTGAACCGCAGTCTCGATGCCGGCTCCGGTTATATCCGGACCTTGTGGGTGCGCTTCTTCGAGCGCATCGGTCAGCTGACTTACAACAGCGCCGACAGCATCATTTCGTTGTACGACGGCAACCGTCAGCGGCAGATCAAGGACGGCGCGGATCCGGTGCGCACCCGGGTCATTCCCAACGGCATCGACCTGCCACAGTGGACCGCGGCGCTCGAATCCCGCAAACCCGGCATTGCGCCGGTGGTGGGGCTGATCGGGCGGGTGGTGCCGATCAAGGACGTGAAGACTTTCCTGCGGGCGATGCGCGGCGTGATCAGCGCCATGCCTGAAGCCGAGGGCTGGATCGTCGGCCCGGAAGAGGAAGACCCGGAATATGTCAGCGAATGCCGCAGCCTGATGGCGAGCCTGGGGCTGGAGGGCAAGGTGCATTTCCTCGGCTTCCAGCGTATCCAGGAGATCCTGCCGCAGCTGGGGCTGATGGTGTTGACCTCCATCAGTGAGGCGCAGCCGCTGGTGATTCTCGAAGCCTGGGCGGCCGGCACGCCGGTGGTCAGCAGTGACGTGGGCTCGTGCCGCGAATTGATCGAAGGCGGCAGCGCCGAAGACCGTGACCTGGGCCTGGCCGGCAAGGTCGTGGCGATTGCCGATCCGCAGGCCACCAGCGCGGCGATCCTCGAACTGCTGCGCAACCCGCAACGCTGGGAGTCCGCGCAAGCCAGCGGCCTGCAACGGGTTACTCGCTACTACACCGAAGCCTTGATGCTGCAGCGCTATCGCGATTTGTATCAAGCCGCCATGGAGAACAGTTAA
- the pelG gene encoding exopolysaccharide Pel transporter PelG, with product MAGIGFELRKILSRDSYTATLHAYVYAGLISSGPWVLSIISVMLVGIISLSRVVPNTLVAQFLVTVTYMMASSLILTGGLQLFFTRFVSDRLFEQKYDQILPNLLGVLLMVTVGAGVLGIVVLVTLFDQSLIYRLLVLSNFVVLCNLWMVIIFLSGMKAYNRILLVMLVGYTLMVITAYLLTFLGIAGLLLALLIGHSTLLFLFLYDILREYRAEKLVAFDFLKGRQVFVSLLVTGFFYNFGIWVDKFLFWFNPGTSNNVIGPLRASILYDLPIFLAYLAIIPGMAVFLVRIETDFAEWYDRLFKAIREGETLQHINSLKTEMTLSIRQGLVEICKVQGLTVVLLYLFAPRLLEWLGISSYYLPLFYIDLIGVSIQVVFMALLNVFFYLDKRTVVLELCVLFAVLNAVLTLFSMYLGPSFFGYGFTLSLLVCVLLGLHRLSTALEDLEYDTFMLSR from the coding sequence ATGGCCGGGATTGGCTTCGAACTCCGCAAGATCCTGTCGCGCGATTCCTATACCGCGACCTTGCACGCTTATGTGTATGCCGGGCTGATCAGTTCCGGCCCCTGGGTGCTGTCGATCATCAGCGTGATGCTGGTGGGTATCATCAGCTTGAGCCGTGTGGTGCCCAATACGCTGGTGGCGCAGTTTCTGGTCACGGTGACCTACATGATGGCCAGCTCGCTGATTCTCACCGGCGGCTTGCAACTGTTCTTCACCCGGTTCGTCTCCGACCGCCTGTTCGAGCAAAAGTACGATCAGATTCTGCCCAACCTGTTGGGCGTGCTGCTGATGGTCACGGTCGGCGCCGGGGTGCTGGGTATCGTGGTGCTGGTGACCTTGTTCGATCAGTCGCTGATTTACCGGCTGCTGGTGCTGTCGAACTTCGTGGTGCTGTGCAACCTGTGGATGGTGATCATCTTCCTCTCGGGCATGAAGGCCTATAACCGCATTCTGCTGGTGATGCTGGTGGGCTATACGCTGATGGTGATCACCGCATACCTGCTGACCTTCCTCGGGATCGCAGGCCTGCTGCTGGCGCTGTTGATCGGTCATAGCACGCTGCTGTTCCTGTTCCTGTACGACATCCTGCGCGAGTACCGCGCCGAGAAGCTGGTGGCCTTTGACTTCCTCAAGGGGCGCCAGGTGTTTGTCAGCCTGCTGGTCACCGGGTTCTTCTATAACTTCGGCATCTGGGTCGACAAGTTTCTGTTCTGGTTCAACCCGGGCACCTCGAACAACGTCATCGGCCCGCTGCGCGCGTCGATTCTGTACGACCTGCCGATCTTCCTCGCGTACCTGGCGATCATCCCCGGCATGGCGGTGTTCCTGGTGCGCATCGAGACCGATTTCGCCGAGTGGTACGACCGCCTGTTCAAGGCGATCCGCGAGGGTGAAACCCTGCAGCACATCAACTCGCTGAAAACCGAGATGACCCTGTCGATCCGCCAGGGCCTGGTGGAAATCTGCAAGGTGCAGGGGCTGACCGTGGTGCTGCTGTACCTGTTCGCCCCGCGCTTGCTGGAGTGGCTGGGGATCTCCAGTTACTACCTGCCGCTGTTCTACATCGACCTGATCGGCGTGAGCATCCAGGTGGTGTTCATGGCGCTGCTCAACGTGTTCTTCTACCTGGACAAGCGCACCGTGGTGCTGGAGTTGTGCGTGCTGTTCGCGGTGTTGAACGCCGTGCTGACCCTGTTCAGCATGTACCTGGGGCCGAGCTTCTTTGGCTATGGCTTCACGCTGTCGTTGCTGGTCTGCGTGTTGTTGGGGTTGCATAGGTTGTCTACGGCGCTGGAAGACCTGGAGTACGACACGTTCATGCTGTCGCGCTGA
- a CDS encoding WYL domain-containing protein, translating to MKRKQSVEQVRWDLALRYRLIETVAWWEGRLTTGHLIQSFGISRQQASKDINTYITEHAPRNLTYDKQLKGYVPGKHFKPLFIDDSASAYLHLLYQNNERAPHIEGLALAYAHTKVLEVPDRSIRPEILRPLLKACRDHLTLEVDYVSLSNPVPEGRLIAPHTLVYTGMRWHVRAYCEKNGQYRDFVLSRLRGEPELDGKAANGIEEDDIWNTHVTVIIEPDSRLTAEQKAIIEVDFGMLDGQLLIPTRKALVKYVLQRFQIDPTKMHPRPEAQQIVVRNLSELEPWLYN from the coding sequence ATGAAACGCAAGCAATCCGTCGAACAAGTCCGCTGGGATCTGGCACTTCGCTATCGCTTGATCGAGACCGTAGCCTGGTGGGAAGGCCGGCTGACCACGGGGCACTTGATCCAGAGCTTTGGCATCAGTCGCCAACAGGCGTCCAAGGACATCAACACCTACATCACCGAACATGCGCCCCGAAACTTGACATACGACAAGCAGCTCAAGGGCTACGTCCCCGGTAAACACTTCAAGCCGCTGTTCATCGACGACAGCGCCAGTGCGTACCTGCACCTGCTTTACCAGAACAATGAGCGCGCCCCTCACATCGAAGGCCTGGCGCTGGCCTACGCCCATACCAAGGTGCTGGAGGTGCCCGATCGCTCTATCAGGCCCGAAATTCTTCGCCCCTTGCTCAAGGCATGCCGCGACCACCTGACACTGGAAGTCGACTACGTCTCTCTCAGCAACCCGGTTCCGGAAGGCCGGCTGATTGCCCCGCACACGCTGGTCTACACCGGCATGCGCTGGCATGTGCGCGCCTACTGCGAGAAGAACGGGCAGTACCGTGACTTTGTGCTGAGTCGATTGCGCGGTGAACCCGAACTGGACGGCAAGGCCGCCAACGGGATTGAGGAAGATGACATCTGGAACACCCACGTGACGGTCATTATCGAGCCGGACTCACGCCTGACCGCCGAGCAGAAGGCGATCATCGAAGTCGATTTCGGCATGCTCGACGGCCAGCTCCTGATCCCCACCCGCAAAGCGCTGGTGAAGTATGTCTTGCAGCGGTTTCAGATCGACCCGACGAAAATGCACCCCCGCCCGGAAGCACAACAAATCGTGGTGAGGAACCTCAGCGAACTGGAACCGTGGCTGTATAACTGA
- a CDS encoding YkgJ family cysteine cluster protein, translating into MHSPTSVFPCSQCGLCCQHVHLAEETRFLDRGDGTCRHFDTPGKRCTIYAERPDICRVDLQYTQRYNQQYSWDEYVTLNVQACTLLQTQAEQRVRLTGFDLPPSASSD; encoded by the coding sequence ATGCACAGCCCCACCTCTGTCTTTCCCTGCAGCCAATGTGGACTGTGCTGCCAGCATGTTCATCTGGCTGAAGAAACCCGCTTTCTGGATCGTGGTGACGGCACCTGTCGGCATTTCGATACGCCAGGCAAGCGCTGCACCATTTACGCAGAGCGTCCGGACATCTGCCGGGTGGATCTGCAGTACACCCAACGTTACAACCAACAGTATTCCTGGGATGAGTACGTCACGCTGAATGTGCAGGCCTGCACCCTTTTACAGACGCAGGCAGAGCAGCGGGTTCGCCTGACCGGGTTTGATCTGCCGCCATCCGCATCTTCCGATTGA
- a CDS encoding helix-turn-helix transcriptional regulator, which yields MSDPKDRLFRHLALLRLIPRAPKSISTNELLERLNAECFDIDRRTLQRDLIGRLALDFPLICDESRRPYRWSFRKDTPQFDLPALDTPTALAFVLAQSHLSKLMPPSVLGLLAPHFDLAHRQLQSLEHNRLAHWAENVRALPNGKALQPAEIDAGIWSQVADALLQARQLEILYLSRSKGDSKTLRVHPAGLVSRHSVSYLLATVEGYNDVRQFALHRIQHATCLDQPARAQPDFEIDRYIHSGGFNNPGPTQYHELHADVSPQIAWLLNETPLTCEQRLEPLPDSDWQRLRAQVPDDPETLWWVFGLAENIRLHEPKRWADIIKTKLIKTGALYSQPPLTNTHACQEAP from the coding sequence ATGTCAGATCCCAAAGACCGGCTGTTCCGGCACTTGGCACTGCTACGCCTCATTCCGCGTGCCCCCAAAAGCATCTCGACCAACGAACTGTTGGAGAGACTCAACGCCGAATGTTTCGACATCGACCGTCGAACCCTGCAACGGGACCTGATCGGCCGCCTTGCGCTGGACTTTCCGCTGATCTGTGACGAAAGCCGGCGACCTTATCGGTGGAGCTTTCGCAAGGACACGCCGCAATTCGATTTGCCGGCGCTGGACACGCCCACCGCCCTGGCCTTCGTCCTTGCGCAAAGTCACCTCAGTAAGCTGATGCCGCCCAGCGTGCTGGGTCTGCTGGCGCCCCATTTTGACCTGGCGCACCGCCAGCTTCAGAGCCTGGAACACAACCGTCTGGCTCACTGGGCCGAAAACGTGCGTGCCCTGCCCAACGGCAAAGCGTTGCAGCCTGCCGAAATCGATGCTGGCATCTGGTCACAGGTCGCCGACGCCCTGCTGCAAGCACGGCAACTGGAGATTCTTTACCTCAGCCGCAGCAAGGGTGATAGCAAGACTCTGAGAGTCCACCCCGCAGGCCTGGTCTCGCGTCACTCCGTCAGCTATCTGCTCGCGACTGTCGAGGGTTATAACGACGTGCGCCAGTTCGCCCTGCACCGGATTCAGCACGCGACGTGCCTCGATCAACCCGCCCGTGCGCAACCCGATTTCGAGATCGACCGCTACATCCACAGCGGCGGTTTCAACAACCCGGGTCCAACGCAGTACCACGAACTGCACGCGGACGTGTCCCCGCAAATTGCCTGGCTGCTCAATGAAACCCCGCTGACTTGCGAACAACGCCTGGAGCCGCTGCCAGATAGCGACTGGCAACGCCTGCGCGCGCAAGTACCGGATGACCCGGAAACGCTCTGGTGGGTGTTTGGCCTGGCCGAAAACATTCGACTGCACGAGCCCAAGCGCTGGGCAGACATCATCAAAACGAAGCTGATCAAAACAGGTGCGCTGTACTCGCAGCCCCCTCTCACGAACACACATGCCTGCCAGGAGGCACCATGA
- a CDS encoding FAD-binding and (Fe-S)-binding domain-containing protein: MSLPAAFLRDAQQLIPRERRFDDPLSTLAFGTDASFYRLIPQLVIRVESEDEVVTLLKLAQRDQVPVTFRAAGTSLSGQAISDSVLIVLGDNWNGREIRGQGTQIRLQPGVIGAQANAWLAPFGRKIGPDPASINACKIGGIVANNASGMCCGTAQNTYHTLAGIRLVLADGSRLDTEDAASVAAFRQTHGDLLERLATLGRETRANTELAAKIRHKYRLKNTTGLSLNALVDYDEPVDILSHLLVGSEGTLGFISAVTYDTVIDHPNKASALIVFPNVETCCNAVTVLKSQPVSAVELLDRRSLRSVQNKPGMPAFVQHLSNNACALLIESRAASSTLLQEQLAQIMASLASFPVEKQVDFTEDPLENARLWAIRKDTFPAVGAVRKTGTTVIIEDVTFPVEQLAIGVNRLIELFDKHHYDEAILFGHALEGNLHFVFTQGFNSPEEVVRYQAFMDDVAQLVAVEFGGSLKAEHGTGRNMAPFVELEWGSDAYQLMWQLKRLLDPNGILNPDVVLSEDPQIHLKHLKPLPAADEIVDKCIECGFCEPVCPSKGLTLSPRQRIVIWRDIQAKKRAGVDTRELEEAYEYQGIDTCAATGLCAQRCPVGINTGELVKKLRSQHATHKKTATWLEGNFATALQGARFTLHVANGARMLLGAPRLTRLSTAVTRLSKGQIPQWTNAMPQPERAIRFSPPVTDERPRVVYLAACVSRVMGPAAGDKEQMSLYDKTRGLLEKAGYQVVFPDNLDSLCCGQPFASKGYAEQAEHKRQELIGALLHASRGGLDPIYCDTSPCTLRLTQDLGDVRLDLYDPVRFICTHLMDRLDFTPQEMPIAVHVTCSTQHLGESQALIDLARKCSKNVVIPEGIHCCGFAGDKGFTTPELNAHSLRSLKDAVQYCSEGISTSRTCEIGLSQHGGIDYHGLVYLIDRVTQPRTA, from the coding sequence ATGAGTCTACCGGCCGCATTCCTGCGCGATGCGCAGCAACTGATTCCCCGGGAACGTCGCTTCGACGACCCGTTGTCGACCCTCGCATTCGGTACCGACGCCAGCTTCTACCGCCTGATTCCGCAACTGGTGATCCGCGTCGAGTCCGAAGACGAAGTGGTGACGCTGTTGAAACTGGCGCAGCGCGATCAGGTCCCCGTGACCTTCCGCGCCGCCGGCACCAGCCTGTCCGGCCAGGCCATCAGCGACTCGGTGCTGATCGTCCTTGGGGATAACTGGAACGGTCGCGAGATCCGTGGCCAGGGCACGCAAATCCGCCTGCAACCGGGAGTAATCGGTGCACAGGCCAATGCCTGGTTGGCGCCGTTCGGGCGCAAGATCGGCCCTGACCCGGCGTCGATCAATGCCTGCAAGATCGGCGGCATCGTCGCCAACAATGCCAGCGGCATGTGCTGCGGCACCGCGCAAAACACTTATCACACGCTGGCCGGCATTCGACTGGTGCTGGCCGATGGCAGCCGTCTCGACACCGAAGATGCCGCAAGCGTTGCCGCGTTCCGACAAACCCATGGCGACCTGCTGGAGCGTCTGGCAACCCTTGGCCGCGAGACCCGAGCCAACACCGAACTGGCTGCAAAAATTCGCCACAAGTACCGTCTGAAAAATACCACCGGCCTGTCACTCAATGCCCTGGTGGATTACGACGAGCCTGTGGATATCTTGAGCCACTTGCTGGTGGGCTCCGAAGGCACCCTCGGTTTCATCAGCGCGGTGACCTACGACACGGTAATCGACCATCCGAACAAGGCCTCGGCGCTGATCGTCTTTCCAAACGTGGAGACCTGCTGCAACGCGGTCACCGTGCTGAAAAGCCAGCCGGTGTCCGCCGTGGAACTGCTGGACCGCCGCAGCTTGCGCTCGGTGCAGAACAAACCCGGCATGCCGGCTTTCGTACAGCACCTGTCGAACAATGCCTGCGCCTTGCTGATCGAGTCCCGCGCGGCGTCGTCCACATTGCTGCAGGAGCAGCTGGCGCAAATCATGGCGTCTCTGGCGTCGTTCCCGGTGGAGAAGCAAGTCGACTTCACCGAAGACCCGCTGGAAAACGCCCGTCTCTGGGCGATCCGCAAGGACACCTTCCCGGCCGTCGGCGCGGTGCGCAAAACCGGCACCACAGTGATCATCGAGGACGTGACCTTTCCGGTGGAACAGCTGGCCATCGGCGTGAACCGCCTGATCGAGTTGTTCGACAAACATCACTACGATGAAGCGATCCTTTTCGGACACGCACTGGAAGGCAATCTGCACTTCGTCTTCACCCAAGGCTTCAACAGCCCGGAAGAAGTCGTACGCTACCAGGCATTCATGGACGACGTGGCGCAGTTGGTCGCGGTGGAGTTTGGCGGCTCGCTCAAAGCCGAACACGGCACCGGACGCAACATGGCGCCCTTCGTCGAACTGGAATGGGGCAGTGATGCCTACCAGTTGATGTGGCAACTCAAACGCCTGCTCGACCCCAATGGCATTCTCAATCCGGACGTGGTCCTCAGCGAAGATCCACAGATCCACCTCAAGCACCTCAAGCCCCTGCCGGCGGCCGACGAGATTGTGGACAAGTGCATCGAATGCGGTTTCTGCGAACCGGTCTGCCCGTCGAAAGGCCTGACCCTGAGCCCGCGCCAGCGCATTGTGATCTGGCGGGACATCCAGGCGAAAAAGCGTGCCGGTGTCGATACCCGCGAACTGGAAGAAGCCTACGAATACCAGGGCATCGATACCTGCGCGGCGACCGGGCTCTGCGCGCAACGTTGTCCAGTCGGCATCAATACCGGCGAGCTGGTGAAAAAGCTCCGCAGTCAGCACGCCACCCACAAGAAAACCGCCACCTGGCTTGAAGGAAATTTCGCCACTGCCCTGCAAGGTGCGCGCTTCACACTGCATGTGGCCAACGGCGCGCGGATGCTGCTGGGGGCGCCACGATTGACCAGGCTTTCGACGGCGGTGACGCGCCTGTCCAAAGGGCAGATCCCGCAATGGACCAACGCCATGCCACAGCCGGAACGGGCGATCCGCTTCAGTCCGCCTGTAACTGATGAACGCCCGCGCGTGGTGTACCTGGCCGCCTGCGTTTCACGGGTCATGGGGCCCGCGGCCGGCGACAAGGAACAAATGTCGCTGTACGACAAAACCCGTGGCCTGCTGGAAAAAGCCGGTTATCAGGTGGTGTTCCCGGACAATCTGGACAGCCTGTGCTGCGGCCAGCCCTTCGCCTCCAAAGGCTATGCCGAACAGGCCGAGCACAAACGTCAGGAGTTGATCGGGGCGTTGCTCCATGCCAGCCGTGGCGGGCTCGATCCCATCTATTGCGACACCAGCCCCTGCACCTTGCGCCTGACCCAGGACTTGGGCGATGTGCGCCTGGATCTCTACGACCCGGTACGCTTCATCTGCACACACCTGATGGATCGCCTGGACTTCACGCCGCAGGAAATGCCCATCGCGGTGCACGTCACCTGCAGCACCCAGCATCTTGGTGAAAGCCAGGCGCTGATCGACCTGGCGCGCAAGTGCAGCAAGAACGTGGTCATTCCCGAAGGCATCCACTGCTGCGGTTTCGCCGGCGACAAGGGCTTCACGACCCCGGAGCTGAACGCGCATTCGCTGCGCTCTTTGAAAGACGCGGTGCAGTACTGTAGCGAAGGCATTTCCACCAGCCGCACCTGTGAAATCGGCCTCAGCCAGCATGGCGGAATCGATTACCACGGGCTGGTCTACCTGATAGACCGCGTCACCCAGCCACGCACTGCGTAA
- a CDS encoding LutC/YkgG family protein — translation MSAKQNILGKLRKSLTGTTPVPDNFDVDLVTAPYTYTPEQHIPQLRKLMEAVHTEIHLTSAQAWPALLARLLQDRQLPSLLIAPTTTHGQQITQHWAKHPTLPTLKAYDRPVEEWKAELFNDTPASLTGTLGAIAATGSLILWPTREEPRLMSLAPTVHFALLKASEIRDNFYQVQQDFEWAQGMPTNALLVSGPSKTADIEQVLAYGAHGPKDLVVLILEDQ, via the coding sequence ATGAGCGCCAAGCAAAATATCCTGGGCAAACTGCGCAAAAGTCTGACAGGCACCACACCGGTGCCTGACAACTTCGATGTCGATCTGGTGACCGCGCCTTACACCTACACTCCGGAACAACACATCCCGCAGCTGCGAAAACTGATGGAAGCGGTGCACACGGAAATCCACCTGACATCAGCGCAAGCATGGCCTGCCCTGCTGGCCAGACTGCTGCAGGATCGTCAGCTACCGAGCCTGTTGATCGCACCGACCACGACCCACGGCCAACAGATCACACAGCATTGGGCGAAGCATCCGACCCTGCCTACACTCAAGGCCTACGACCGCCCGGTGGAAGAATGGAAGGCCGAACTGTTCAACGACACGCCAGCGAGCCTGACCGGCACCCTCGGCGCCATCGCTGCCACCGGCAGCCTGATTCTCTGGCCAACGCGGGAAGAACCACGCCTGATGAGCCTGGCGCCAACGGTACATTTTGCCCTGCTCAAGGCCAGCGAAATCCGCGACAACTTCTATCAGGTACAGCAGGATTTCGAATGGGCCCAGGGCATGCCGACCAATGCGTTGCTGGTGTCGGGTCCGTCGAAGACCGCCGACATTGAGCAGGTGCTGGCTTACGGCGCTCACGGTCCGAAAGATCTGGTGGTGTTGATTCTGGAGGACCAATGA